In Devosia chinhatensis, the following are encoded in one genomic region:
- a CDS encoding helix-turn-helix transcriptional regulator, protein MASLTTEQLAEVSSVLFAAAMDPSRWQDFLTRLSTHTGMVKTHLYGYDTRVNFALPALHHGYDPDFMQSYAERYGALNAWAPGLGRSPIGQPVRSAECLPEDELLKTEFYNDWLRPQGDYRSGAGVVLARDSSRFFVFGGNMTQRHAQFEDDWLHVLRLLAPHMGLALEIGRNMFDGAANAALGVTTPPGQGGAVMAMTLRRQLRYANAAALALAESGDVLAYDHAGHARFVDPNADDALSLALANLRWGRAAASGSARAMDSGGNARIVRFARIDSDRLGYIPVGFETSSGEPLLIVSIQPDRAMPSLRKALRDRFGLTESEIEVSILVGDGMPAEQIAHRRDVSVHTVRDQIKASLRKTGAGRQTGLVRILNDLRNSEGG, encoded by the coding sequence GTGGCATCCTTGACGACCGAGCAGCTGGCCGAAGTCTCTTCGGTGCTTTTTGCTGCTGCCATGGATCCCTCGCGCTGGCAGGATTTCCTCACACGCCTGTCTACCCATACCGGCATGGTCAAGACCCACCTTTACGGCTACGACACGCGCGTCAACTTCGCACTGCCGGCATTGCATCACGGCTATGATCCGGACTTCATGCAGTCCTATGCAGAGCGTTATGGAGCCCTCAATGCATGGGCACCCGGACTGGGGCGATCGCCGATCGGTCAGCCGGTGAGGTCGGCGGAATGCCTGCCTGAAGACGAATTGCTCAAGACCGAATTCTACAATGACTGGCTGCGTCCGCAAGGCGATTACCGCAGTGGGGCCGGTGTGGTCCTGGCGCGCGACAGCAGCCGGTTTTTCGTGTTCGGGGGCAACATGACCCAGCGTCATGCCCAATTCGAGGACGACTGGTTGCACGTCCTGCGGCTATTGGCGCCCCATATGGGCCTGGCGCTTGAAATCGGGCGCAACATGTTCGATGGCGCGGCGAACGCCGCCCTGGGCGTCACTACGCCGCCGGGGCAGGGCGGTGCCGTCATGGCGATGACACTGCGGCGGCAGCTTCGCTACGCCAATGCCGCCGCCCTGGCGCTCGCAGAAAGTGGCGACGTGCTGGCCTACGATCATGCAGGCCATGCACGTTTCGTCGATCCCAATGCCGACGACGCGCTGAGCCTGGCTTTGGCCAATCTCCGTTGGGGCAGGGCCGCGGCCTCGGGTTCGGCCCGGGCAATGGATTCCGGCGGCAATGCGCGGATCGTGCGCTTCGCCCGCATCGATAGTGACCGCCTCGGCTATATCCCGGTCGGCTTCGAGACCAGTTCCGGGGAGCCCTTGCTGATCGTCTCGATCCAGCCCGACCGGGCCATGCCAAGCCTGCGCAAGGCACTACGCGACCGCTTTGGACTGACCGAAAGCGAGATAGAGGTCTCGATACTGGTGGGCGATGGCATGCCGGCAGAGCAGATCGCTCACCGCCGCGACGTCTCCGTGCATACGGTCCGCGATCAGATCAAGGCCAGCCTGCGAAAGACGGGCGCGGGGCGACAGACCGGGCTTGTGCGCATCCTCAATGACCTGCGCAACAGCGAAGGCGGCTGA
- the rocF gene encoding arginase: protein MPAPSRPVRIDLVGVATASGASVRGCGMGPEALRVAGLAEALMDLDHAVADHGDLRRAQTSPSTHPSSARMPEERKADVLEMAARISDAGHAILQSGHVPVFLGGDHSIAMGTVSAVARYCLPRQKPVHVLWIDAHADYNTPQTSPSGNLHGMPLALLCGEPGFDEAFQGDWLGRIDAHNVTILGARSVDREERRLVQARGIEVIDMRKIDQIGVVAAVQKVIDKAKAAEAHLHVSLDVDSLDPAIAPGGGTLVPGGLSYREAHLVMEMLHDCGLVGSLDVVELNPFLDHGGKSATLLVDLVASLFGRSIMGEEPGPMEFVTE, encoded by the coding sequence ATGCCCGCCCCATCACGCCCCGTGCGAATTGACCTTGTCGGCGTTGCGACAGCCTCGGGCGCCTCTGTCAGAGGCTGCGGCATGGGACCGGAGGCCCTGCGCGTCGCTGGGCTTGCCGAGGCCCTAATGGACCTCGATCACGCCGTCGCCGATCACGGCGACTTGCGCCGGGCCCAGACGAGCCCCTCTACCCATCCCTCCAGTGCCCGCATGCCGGAGGAGCGCAAGGCCGACGTGCTGGAGATGGCAGCACGCATCAGCGATGCCGGTCATGCCATCCTGCAATCCGGACACGTTCCGGTGTTCCTGGGCGGCGACCACTCCATTGCCATGGGCACGGTATCGGCTGTGGCCCGATATTGCCTGCCGCGGCAGAAGCCGGTGCATGTGCTCTGGATCGACGCACATGCCGATTACAATACGCCCCAGACGTCGCCGTCAGGGAACCTGCATGGCATGCCACTGGCCCTGCTTTGCGGCGAACCGGGCTTCGACGAGGCTTTCCAGGGCGACTGGCTGGGGCGGATCGACGCGCACAATGTGACGATCCTCGGGGCCCGCTCCGTCGACCGGGAGGAACGCAGGCTGGTGCAGGCGCGTGGTATCGAAGTCATCGACATGCGCAAGATCGACCAGATCGGCGTGGTAGCCGCCGTGCAGAAGGTGATCGACAAGGCAAAGGCGGCGGAGGCGCACCTGCATGTGAGCCTTGACGTCGATAGCCTCGACCCCGCGATTGCGCCCGGCGGCGGTACGTTGGTGCCCGGCGGTCTCAGCTATCGCGAGGCGCACCTGGTCATGGAGATGCTGCACGATTGCGGCTTGGTAGGCTCACTGGACGTGGTCGAGCTCAACCCTTTCCTAGACCATGGCGGCAAGAGTGCCACCCTGCTGGTCGATCTGGTCGCCAGCCTTTTCGGCCGGTCGATCATGGGCGAAGAACCGGGGCCGATGGAATTCGTCACCGAATAA
- the lon gene encoding endopeptidase La produces MSEVTPTGETSRDRVYPVLPLRDIVVFPGMIVPLFVGREKSVKALEEVMRDDKHILVVTQKNAQDDDPAPDQIYPTGTIATVLQLLKLPDGTVKVLVEGLNRATIDRYLQTDEYFEAEASVLPEPEEDATEIEALARSAQSEFENYVKLNKKISSEVVAAVGQIDNSSKLADTIASHLVIKIPEKEELLTTISVIERLQKVIGLMEGEIGVLQVEKRIRSRVKRQMEKTQREYYLNEQMKAIQRELGDGEEGANEITELEERVAKTKLSKEARAKADAEIKKLKSMSPMSAEATVVRNYLDTLLGLPWGKKSKVKRDLILAEKVLDADHHGLEKVKERILEYLAVQARTGTLKGPILCLVGPPGVGKTSLGKSIAKATGREFVRMALGGVRDEAEIRGHRRTYIGSMPGKIIQSLKKVGKSNPLFLLDEIDKMGQDFRGDPSSALLEVLDPEQNNTFADHYLEVDYDLSDVMFVTTSNTLNIPGPLMDRMEIIRLSGYTEEEKHAIAKQHLIPEAAKENGVAHGEFVMSDEMLMKVIRGYTREAGVRNLKREISKLMRKAITDIVRTKVKSIEIDDEKLAKYLGPLIFKHGEIEAESQVGLVTGLAWTSVGGEILTIEGVMTPGKGRMSVTGNIKEVMKESLTAATAYVKSRSIDYGIKPPMFDTRDIHVHLPEGATPKDGPSAGIGLATAIVSVMTGIPVRNDVAMTGEITLRGRVLPIGGLKEKLLAALRGGIKTVLIPEENVRDLQEIPDIVKEGMEIVPVSRMDQVIERALVRKPEPIEWNFDEQPAVAAAVDPVDDNAASITH; encoded by the coding sequence ATGTCGGAAGTTACTCCCACCGGCGAAACCAGCCGGGACCGGGTCTACCCGGTTCTCCCCTTGCGCGACATCGTCGTCTTCCCCGGCATGATCGTGCCGCTGTTTGTCGGCCGCGAGAAGTCCGTCAAGGCGCTCGAGGAAGTCATGCGCGATGACAAGCACATCCTCGTCGTTACGCAAAAGAACGCGCAGGACGATGATCCGGCGCCTGACCAGATCTACCCGACCGGGACGATCGCCACCGTGCTGCAATTGCTCAAGCTCCCCGACGGGACCGTTAAGGTTCTCGTGGAAGGGCTCAATCGCGCCACCATCGATCGCTACCTGCAGACGGACGAATATTTCGAAGCCGAAGCCTCCGTGCTTCCTGAGCCCGAAGAAGACGCGACCGAGATTGAGGCCCTTGCCCGCTCTGCCCAGTCCGAGTTCGAGAACTACGTCAAGCTCAATAAGAAAATCTCCTCCGAGGTCGTGGCGGCCGTCGGGCAGATCGACAATTCGAGCAAGCTGGCCGACACGATTGCCAGCCACCTCGTCATCAAAATCCCTGAGAAGGAAGAGCTGCTGACCACCATTTCGGTGATCGAGCGCCTGCAGAAGGTCATTGGCCTGATGGAAGGCGAGATCGGTGTATTGCAGGTGGAAAAGCGTATCCGCTCCCGCGTCAAGCGGCAGATGGAGAAGACGCAGCGCGAGTACTACCTCAACGAGCAGATGAAGGCGATCCAGCGCGAGCTGGGCGATGGCGAGGAAGGTGCGAACGAAATCACCGAACTCGAAGAGCGTGTTGCCAAGACCAAGCTCTCAAAGGAAGCGCGCGCCAAGGCTGATGCCGAGATCAAGAAGCTCAAGTCCATGAGCCCGATGTCGGCTGAGGCAACGGTGGTGCGCAACTATCTCGATACGCTTCTCGGCCTGCCCTGGGGCAAGAAGAGCAAGGTCAAGCGCGACCTCATCTTGGCCGAGAAGGTGCTCGATGCCGATCACCATGGCCTCGAAAAGGTCAAGGAACGCATCCTCGAATATTTGGCTGTGCAGGCCCGTACCGGCACGCTTAAGGGGCCGATCCTCTGTCTTGTAGGTCCTCCGGGCGTCGGCAAGACCTCGCTGGGCAAGTCCATCGCCAAGGCGACGGGCCGGGAATTCGTGCGCATGGCCCTTGGTGGCGTGCGTGACGAAGCCGAAATCCGTGGTCACCGCCGCACCTATATCGGCTCGATGCCGGGCAAGATCATCCAGTCGCTCAAGAAGGTCGGCAAGTCCAACCCGCTCTTCCTGCTCGACGAGATCGACAAGATGGGCCAGGACTTCCGTGGCGATCCATCTTCGGCCCTGCTCGAAGTGCTCGATCCGGAACAGAACAACACCTTCGCAGACCACTATCTCGAAGTGGACTACGATCTCAGTGACGTGATGTTCGTGACGACATCGAACACGCTCAATATCCCTGGTCCGCTCATGGACCGCATGGAAATCATTCGTCTCTCCGGTTACACCGAGGAGGAGAAGCACGCGATCGCCAAGCAGCACCTCATCCCCGAGGCGGCCAAGGAAAACGGCGTGGCGCACGGCGAGTTCGTGATGTCTGACGAGATGCTGATGAAGGTCATTCGCGGCTATACGCGCGAAGCCGGCGTCCGCAATCTCAAGCGCGAGATTTCCAAGCTGATGCGCAAGGCGATCACCGATATCGTGCGCACCAAGGTGAAGTCGATCGAGATCGATGACGAAAAGCTGGCCAAGTATCTCGGCCCGCTGATCTTCAAGCATGGCGAGATCGAAGCCGAATCGCAGGTCGGTCTCGTGACCGGCCTGGCCTGGACCTCGGTCGGCGGCGAGATCCTCACCATCGAAGGCGTGATGACGCCGGGCAAGGGCCGCATGTCGGTCACCGGCAACATCAAGGAAGTGATGAAGGAATCGCTGACGGCCGCGACTGCCTACGTGAAGTCGCGCAGCATCGATTACGGCATCAAGCCACCCATGTTCGATACACGCGACATCCACGTCCACCTGCCCGAGGGCGCGACCCCGAAGGACGGTCCTTCGGCCGGCATCGGCCTGGCAACGGCCATCGTTTCGGTGATGACCGGCATTCCGGTGCGCAACGATGTCGCCATGACTGGCGAGATCACCCTGCGTGGTCGCGTCCTGCCGATTGGCGGCCTAAAGGAGAAGCTGCTGGCGGCCCTGCGAGGCGGCATCAAGACGGTGCTGATCCCCGAGGAAAATGTTCGCGATCTCCAGGAGATCCCGGACATCGTCAAGGAAGGCATGGAGATCGTGCCGGTGTCGCGCATGGACCAGGTTATCGAGCGCGCCTTGGTGCGCAAACCGGAGCCGATCGAGTGGAATTTCGACGAACAGCCAGCCGTGGCGGCCGCCGTCGATCCGGTCGATGACAATGCGGCCAGCATCACGCACTGA
- a CDS encoding NAD-dependent epimerase/dehydratase family protein, protein MKICLMGAGGGIGRQLLASFAANHAVSAVYRTLPQRPSAQATSIRFDDADGLAAAVSEAEVVVHAALNTKAKGKDFLPANRAVTERLLSLVDASTCRLFVYFSSQVVYSALDPVEHPLQGENAELKDRPGLDAYTRLKLVEEQRIIAACREKGIGYLIVRPTVVMGPNMQWSSGIVAAMRIAPVGLKARTINLIHVQDLSAQLLALIERGVSDEIVNLADLDVQSDDYFRHAAALAKRPILLAPNWLAGLLGKAIPSTLWFLSHDVRVDTQKVRRLSGVVTRRQLADFFEPPARIVDVRSLDMVQDVVRSGRPYHAIGLGYFLWFNDRLGSDQLVMEHYAGIVGMDGDALTVKSGTTLRVILDYLGPKAMTLGTLPEFIDISAGACFFAEVHGSSADCISIYDLITAIRYVDRDGNEQRSERDDAAWDRLREGNGIVVTEVTFRCQPNYRLANVIEWHPDSDLERYVEGGYRANLSTTVHWYPRSREMMVYNVNPVADGGRKDRTPFAPMRGSPAAIQKLLLVLRLRGRLRIVGWSEQVLAPWTGMPAKRLVGKFFRDTRRRVRNMELCVPDDCAVSFIARLREKLPEMGLTPGQGVGVRFTRQPSTGKGYVWVEMTSRNVEQMHALIGMAEASCGGRFWLHRGKYVPSWIGVEHLFIPRSVGAGADPQTVAL, encoded by the coding sequence GTGAAGATATGCCTGATGGGCGCAGGGGGCGGCATCGGCCGGCAATTGCTCGCGAGCTTTGCTGCCAACCATGCTGTCAGCGCGGTGTACCGCACCCTGCCGCAGCGCCCTTCCGCACAGGCGACTTCCATCCGATTCGATGACGCCGATGGGCTTGCTGCGGCCGTCAGTGAGGCCGAAGTGGTGGTGCACGCGGCGCTCAACACCAAGGCCAAGGGCAAGGATTTCCTCCCTGCCAATCGCGCCGTCACCGAGCGCCTACTCAGCCTGGTCGATGCCAGCACCTGCAGGCTCTTCGTCTATTTCAGCTCACAGGTTGTCTATTCGGCATTGGACCCGGTCGAGCACCCCTTGCAGGGAGAAAACGCCGAGCTCAAGGACCGGCCCGGGCTTGATGCCTATACGCGGCTGAAGCTGGTCGAAGAGCAGCGCATCATCGCGGCCTGCAGGGAAAAAGGCATAGGCTATCTCATCGTCCGTCCCACGGTGGTCATGGGGCCCAACATGCAATGGTCGAGCGGCATCGTGGCGGCAATGCGCATTGCGCCTGTGGGGCTCAAGGCGCGCACCATCAACCTGATCCATGTTCAGGACCTGAGCGCCCAATTGCTGGCGCTCATCGAACGCGGTGTCAGCGACGAGATCGTCAATCTCGCCGATCTGGATGTGCAGTCTGACGATTATTTCCGGCACGCGGCGGCGCTTGCCAAAAGACCGATCCTGCTGGCGCCGAACTGGCTCGCAGGCCTCCTAGGCAAGGCTATACCCTCTACCCTCTGGTTTCTCTCCCATGACGTTCGGGTGGACACGCAAAAAGTACGGCGCCTCAGCGGTGTCGTCACACGCCGTCAATTGGCGGATTTTTTCGAGCCGCCCGCCCGCATCGTGGACGTGCGCTCGCTCGACATGGTGCAGGACGTGGTGCGCAGCGGCCGGCCCTATCACGCCATCGGGCTGGGCTATTTTCTCTGGTTCAACGACCGGCTCGGCAGCGACCAATTGGTGATGGAGCATTATGCTGGAATTGTCGGCATGGACGGCGACGCGCTGACGGTCAAATCCGGCACGACCCTGAGGGTCATCCTCGACTATCTGGGCCCCAAGGCGATGACCCTGGGCACACTGCCCGAGTTCATCGACATTTCCGCCGGCGCCTGTTTTTTCGCCGAAGTGCATGGCAGCAGCGCCGACTGCATCTCGATATACGACCTGATCACCGCCATCCGCTATGTCGACCGGGACGGCAATGAACAGCGTTCCGAGCGAGATGACGCCGCCTGGGACCGATTGCGCGAGGGCAATGGCATCGTGGTCACGGAGGTGACCTTTAGGTGCCAGCCCAATTACCGGCTGGCCAATGTCATCGAATGGCACCCCGATTCCGATCTTGAGCGCTACGTCGAAGGCGGCTATCGCGCCAATCTCAGCACGACGGTGCACTGGTATCCGCGCAGCCGCGAAATGATGGTCTATAACGTCAATCCGGTGGCCGATGGCGGACGCAAGGATCGGACGCCGTTTGCGCCGATGCGCGGCTCGCCCGCCGCGATCCAGAAATTGCTGCTGGTGCTGCGGCTGCGCGGCAGGCTGCGCATAGTGGGCTGGTCGGAGCAGGTGCTGGCACCCTGGACCGGCATGCCGGCCAAGCGGCTGGTGGGCAAGTTCTTCCGTGACACCCGGCGTCGGGTGCGTAATATGGAACTATGCGTGCCCGATGATTGCGCGGTGAGCTTCATTGCCCGCCTGCGCGAAAAGCTGCCCGAAATGGGACTGACCCCAGGCCAGGGCGTGGGGGTGCGGTTCACCAGGCAACCGTCCACTGGCAAGGGCTATGTCTGGGTCGAGATGACGTCGCGCAATGTCGAGCAGATGCATGCCCTGATCGGCATGGCGGAAGCCAGTTGCGGCGGACGCTTCTGGCTGCATCGCGGCAAATACGTGCCCTCCTGGATCGGGGTGGAGCACCTGTTCATCCCACGCAGTGTCGGTGCCGGTGCGGACCCACAAACCGTCGCTCTTTAG
- a CDS encoding glycosyltransferase: MKKRVAIATIGTAGDVRPYLALAMALQQQGHDVVLGANADFEDLIVSHGVEFHSLGTNIQDWLQQSRFDTAVSKMKLHHYPQILRQGQALVERAARNSWAMSQGADAIVVNINTSFGIDIAEALNIPVIMTAMQPLNPTREFPVCAYEVPDLGPTFNKLSYIAMNIQQGYYDLPRDRVRKELMGLGPRKRGGIFRDSYGNNLPTLYNFSSIVSPRPRDWPQTAVVTGFWFFDDNSDWAPPPDLQRFLDSGPPPVYIGFGSMPFGAERNTQLLKLALDKWGGRAIVSRGWGGINADDLPENVFAVSEAPHDKLFPLMGAVVHHGGAGTTAAGLRAGKPTFTLPQAYDQRYWGRRVRALGCGPAPVRLRTLTPEILASALHELTTNENMKANAKSIGKALSEEDGLTTAVNFIEATINAAKAGSRRFSAGS; encoded by the coding sequence ATGAAGAAACGCGTAGCGATCGCCACTATCGGGACCGCCGGTGATGTCAGGCCCTACCTTGCGCTCGCCATGGCCCTGCAGCAGCAGGGCCACGACGTGGTTCTGGGCGCCAATGCCGATTTCGAAGACCTGATCGTTTCGCACGGCGTGGAGTTTCACAGCCTCGGCACCAATATCCAGGATTGGCTGCAGCAGTCGCGCTTCGACACGGCCGTCAGCAAGATGAAGCTGCACCATTACCCGCAGATCCTGCGCCAGGGACAGGCGTTGGTGGAGCGGGCCGCCCGCAATTCCTGGGCCATGTCGCAGGGCGCCGACGCCATCGTGGTCAATATCAACACCAGTTTCGGCATAGATATCGCCGAAGCCCTCAACATTCCTGTCATCATGACAGCGATGCAGCCGCTGAATCCAACGCGGGAATTTCCGGTCTGTGCCTATGAGGTGCCCGACCTCGGCCCCACCTTCAACAAGCTCAGCTATATCGCGATGAATATCCAGCAGGGCTATTACGACCTGCCGCGAGACCGCGTACGTAAGGAGCTGATGGGATTGGGCCCGCGCAAGCGCGGCGGCATTTTCCGCGACAGCTACGGGAACAACCTGCCCACGCTCTATAACTTCTCCTCCATCGTCTCGCCGCGCCCGCGGGATTGGCCGCAGACCGCGGTGGTCACCGGTTTCTGGTTCTTCGACGACAATTCCGATTGGGCGCCGCCACCGGACCTGCAACGGTTCCTCGATTCCGGTCCGCCGCCGGTCTATATCGGCTTCGGCTCGATGCCGTTCGGTGCCGAGCGCAATACGCAATTGCTCAAGCTGGCGCTCGACAAATGGGGTGGCCGGGCGATCGTGTCGCGCGGCTGGGGTGGCATCAATGCCGACGATCTGCCCGAAAATGTCTTTGCGGTATCAGAAGCGCCGCATGACAAGCTGTTTCCGCTCATGGGCGCCGTGGTGCATCATGGCGGTGCGGGCACGACGGCAGCGGGCCTGCGGGCCGGCAAGCCGACCTTCACCCTGCCCCAAGCCTACGACCAGCGCTATTGGGGCCGCCGCGTGCGCGCGCTGGGCTGCGGCCCGGCGCCAGTGCGGCTGCGCACGCTTACGCCAGAAATCCTGGCCAGCGCGCTGCATGAACTGACCACGAACGAAAATATGAAGGCCAATGCCAAATCCATCGGCAAGGCGCTGTCGGAAGAGGATGGCCTCACCACCGCGGTCAATTTCATCGAGGCCACAATCAATGCGGCAAAGGCCGGGTCGCGCCGCTTCTCGGCTGGTTCTTAA
- a CDS encoding LL-diaminopimelate aminotransferase, with protein sequence MSTDFHRIRRLPPYVFAHIDPLKAKARAEGVDIIDLGMGNPDMPTPEHIVAKLQETVKDGRTHRYSTSRGIPGLRKAQASYYGRRFGVKLNPDTQVVATLGSKEGFANMASAITAPGDVVLVPNPTYPIHSFGFIMSGGVVRSMPADPNEDFMRSLDRAVRHSIPKPIALVLNYPANPTAYTADLDFYTEVVKYCKANDIFILSDLAYSEIYFDEDQPPPSVLQVPGAIDITVEFTSMSKTYSMPGWRVGFAVGNERLIAALARVKSYLDYGAFTPIQVAAVAALNGSDEVIEEVRKVYKHRRDVMVESFGRAGWDIPVPKATMFAWAPIPAQFAELGSLEFAKLLIRETGVGVAPGVGFGEYGDQYIRLAFVENEQRIRQAARNVKKLLGGKTGQGNVVPLATASK encoded by the coding sequence ATGAGCACTGATTTCCACCGCATCCGCCGTTTACCGCCATACGTGTTCGCCCATATCGATCCGCTCAAGGCCAAAGCGCGCGCAGAAGGTGTCGACATCATCGATCTGGGCATGGGCAATCCCGATATGCCGACCCCCGAGCATATCGTGGCCAAGCTCCAGGAAACGGTGAAGGACGGGCGCACCCATCGCTATTCCACCTCGCGCGGCATTCCCGGCTTGCGCAAGGCCCAGGCCAGCTATTATGGCCGCCGTTTCGGAGTGAAGCTCAATCCCGATACCCAGGTCGTGGCCACCCTGGGCTCTAAGGAAGGCTTTGCCAACATGGCCTCGGCCATCACCGCGCCCGGTGACGTCGTACTGGTGCCCAACCCGACCTATCCGATCCATTCCTTCGGCTTTATCATGTCCGGTGGCGTCGTGCGGTCCATGCCGGCCGATCCGAACGAGGACTTCATGCGCTCGCTCGACCGTGCCGTCCGCCACTCGATTCCCAAGCCGATCGCGCTGGTTCTCAACTACCCCGCCAACCCCACTGCCTATACCGCCGACCTCGATTTTTACACCGAGGTGGTCAAGTATTGTAAGGCCAACGACATCTTCATCCTGTCTGATCTTGCCTATTCGGAGATCTATTTCGACGAGGATCAGCCGCCTCCGTCCGTGTTGCAGGTTCCCGGCGCCATCGACATCACCGTCGAATTCACCTCCATGTCCAAGACGTATTCGATGCCTGGCTGGCGCGTTGGCTTCGCCGTGGGCAATGAACGCCTGATCGCCGCGCTGGCGCGCGTGAAATCCTATCTCGACTACGGTGCGTTCACCCCGATCCAGGTCGCCGCCGTCGCCGCGCTCAACGGTTCGGACGAAGTCATCGAGGAAGTCCGCAAGGTCTATAAGCACCGTCGCGACGTCATGGTGGAAAGCTTCGGGCGTGCCGGTTGGGACATTCCCGTTCCCAAGGCGACCATGTTTGCCTGGGCCCCCATTCCGGCGCAGTTCGCCGAGCTCGGTTCGCTGGAATTTGCCAAGCTGCTCATCCGCGAAACCGGTGTGGGCGTCGCGCCCGGTGTCGGCTTCGGCGAATATGGAGATCAGTATATCCGCCTCGCCTTTGTCGAAAACGAGCAGCGCATCCGTCAGGCTGCCCGCAACGTCAAAAAGCTGCTCGGCGGCAAGACGGGGCAGGGCAATGTCGTGCCTCTGGCCACCGCATCCAAATGA
- the rlmC gene encoding 23S rRNA (uracil(747)-C(5))-methyltransferase RlmC, protein MDAASGAAMHCGYFDNGICRSCTLMGTPYDVQVAGKLAHARELLSPWPDADWLAPMLSRPSQFRNRAKMVVGGTAGNPTLGILDAAREGVDLTGCGILAPGLRAAFAPIAAFIARARITPYHVPTRRGELKNVLLTEAPDGALMLRFVLRSTEPLGRIRKHLPTLLADLPALAVVTVNLLPEHKAVLEGEEEIMLVGETLRMRLDGIVLHLRPASFFQTNSDIAPGLYRQARDWIDEVDARSVWDLYCGVGGFALHAAAPGRSVHGVEVSDPAVQSARLSAAEAGLPDVTFSTGDATRLDAADSPDAVIVNPPRRGLGDRLCATLDASGVSTIVYSSCNALTLARDIAALPAYALKRVRLFDMFPQTEHYEIMVLLTRR, encoded by the coding sequence ATGGATGCAGCCTCAGGCGCCGCCATGCACTGCGGCTACTTCGATAACGGTATCTGCCGCTCCTGCACGCTAATGGGTACGCCCTATGACGTTCAGGTTGCCGGCAAGCTGGCGCATGCCCGGGAACTGCTGTCGCCCTGGCCCGACGCGGACTGGCTGGCGCCCATGCTGAGCCGCCCCAGTCAATTCCGCAACCGCGCCAAGATGGTGGTCGGCGGCACCGCCGGGAACCCGACATTGGGCATTCTCGATGCTGCGCGCGAAGGCGTCGACCTCACCGGCTGCGGCATTCTCGCGCCCGGACTGCGGGCAGCCTTCGCGCCCATTGCGGCTTTCATTGCCCGCGCCCGCATCACCCCCTACCACGTGCCCACGAGGCGCGGCGAGCTCAAGAACGTCCTCCTGACCGAAGCGCCTGACGGTGCACTGATGCTGCGCTTCGTGCTGCGCTCCACCGAGCCGCTCGGGCGCATCCGGAAGCACCTCCCCACGCTCCTGGCCGACCTGCCGGCGCTCGCGGTCGTGACGGTCAACCTCCTGCCCGAACACAAGGCAGTCCTCGAGGGCGAGGAGGAGATCATGCTGGTTGGGGAGACGTTGCGCATGCGCCTTGATGGCATCGTGCTGCATCTGCGCCCGGCGAGCTTCTTCCAGACCAATAGCGACATTGCCCCAGGCCTCTACCGGCAGGCCAGGGACTGGATCGACGAGGTCGACGCCCGTTCGGTTTGGGATCTTTATTGCGGTGTCGGCGGCTTTGCGCTCCATGCTGCTGCGCCCGGCAGAAGCGTCCATGGCGTCGAGGTCAGCGACCCGGCCGTCCAGTCCGCCCGTCTGAGTGCGGCGGAGGCGGGTCTGCCCGACGTCACCTTTTCAACCGGCGATGCCACCCGATTGGATGCCGCCGACAGCCCGGACGCCGTGATCGTCAATCCGCCCCGTCGCGGCCTCGGTGACAGGCTATGCGCAACGCTCGACGCGTCCGGCGTGTCCACTATCGTCTATTCCAGCTGCAACGCACTGACCCTGGCGCGCGACATCGCTGCCCTGCCGGCCTATGCGCTCAAGCGCGTTCGCCTCTTCGACATGTTCCCCCAGACCGAGCACTACGAGATCATGGTGCTGCTCACGCGCCGCTGA